Proteins encoded within one genomic window of Eurosta solidaginis isolate ZX-2024a chromosome 1, ASM4086904v1, whole genome shotgun sequence:
- the LOC137243566 gene encoding probable trafficking protein particle complex subunit 13 homolog yields MDLVVKLETQLEFNCDYSGAAEFSIGKLASGEQREFPLTVCPARLGLIKISPLLLTNILQKEQYIIEKVVDVFVVDTDYHEDEAFQVNKFVRYDNARPKQMEERTLQLQVV; encoded by the coding sequence ATGGATTTAGTCGTCAAATTAGAAACACAACTTGAATTCAATTGTGATTATAGTGGTGCTGCAGAGTTTTCAATTGGTAAATTAGCATCAGGTGAACAACGTGAATTTCCGCTTACGGTGTGTCCAGCGCGTTTGGGACTTATCAAAATTAGTCCGTTGCTACTAACAAATATACTACAAAAGGAACAGTATATTATAGAAAAAGTGGTTGATGTATTTGTTGTAGATACAGATTATCATGAAGATGAAGCATTCCAAGTTAATAAATTTGTACGTTACGATAATGCAAGGCCAAAGCAAATGGAGGAGCGTACGCTGCAGCTGCAAGTGGTTTGA